AAATTTATTTCAACTGTACATAACATGTCTTTTTTTATATAAAACAAACACTTCATTGCCATATGCAACCACAAACAATAATATGCATACTGTACAATACAATGCAACATTCAGATATACATCCAAGTGAATTTTCAAATGGCAGTCATGTACTAAAAATGGCTTTTCCCATTCACAGATAAAGAGCACAATATATAGCTTTTGTCCAAGATCTTATACCACTATATACACATTACTGTGTTTTGGCAATTTTAGGCAAAACACAAAATTAGATAGCGTATTAAATACTTCTGGCGCATGTTAGTTCAATGGGAACATCTGTAGAAGGTCTGACGCTGGCCTAGACCTGCCTCCTAGCCCAACCTTCAACCTTCTGTCATGAAATCAACCATATCAGAAGGCAGGCTTGCAGAAGCCTGAGGTTCGAGTGTGAGCACGAATGACGTCCCACGGAAGTACACAGGCTGGCCTTTGGATGTCTGTCACCTGCTACACGAAGACCATCTTCCAGGCCTGTGCACTAACACTTCTAACCAGGTCAAAAAAGCCAATGGTGTCAGATTTTGAAATgaattcaaataaagaaaaagCCAGACTATTATTCTGTAGTGATCTCATCATCAACAAAAATCATCAAGTGGCTTTCACTGATACAAAAAGAAATGATGGCAAAGCATCAGAACTTTGGTGCGGAGAAACTGATGACAATCAAATGAGACTTGGGCTGAAGGAAGTCCAAGTGCAGCGGCTGCACCTCACTGTGGTCTCGCAGCACTAACGAAGGCGCAGCCAAGGCATCGAAGCTGCCGCGCTAGTTACCACAGTCCCAAAGCAGGTATTCTGTGAATTCCAAAAAAGAGCATTACTCTGGgtgatataaaaacaaaattgctTCTAAATCCATTGCATGATATTAGGTAAGTATAAAAACTTTGTATTAGACTTGTCAAAAATCTCCACTTGCTATTTGAATACACGCAAACCTCGTCTCTACTATAGATTAATACTGGGTGCTAATTTCAGAAGACTGCTCCTCAACTTTCTTATTTTACTAattgatataaaaatatgaaatctCCAGTTGGTGCGAAAAGCTCTGTGGCTGTGGGAACACACTGGTGCCCCAGGACCCTGTGCCTCGCCTCACTCCGGCAGACATGGCACCCAGCTTGCTGAGCAGCACGCCCCACCAGGAGTTCACTAGCACCGCTGGCGGGCAAGCAGCAGGGTCCAGTTCCCAGGCTCGGCACTGCGTCAGAGCGCACAATGCACAACACTGAGCATGCGGGCTGGCGAGGGGTGGTGGAGAGACGCCACTGCCACCCGGAACTCCAGCACCCTAGAAAGGAAATAATGTTATTTCCGATTCACCATGGCATCCTGTCTCTGAAGCTGGTTCCAATGGACACGTAAAATACAACCAAGAGGTTCCATTTTAACACCAAACAGCGTGAGGGAGAAGACGGTTCTGCCCCCAAAGCCATGATCAGGCGTGGGCGTGCTGCTGCAACTGAATGCAACACACCACATTCAGTCTTTCTCAAGCGACATCAGCCCAAGGGAGGCCAGTGAAAACTCCTTACAACCAATCCCAGGAAGGCAGGGTGATTTTCTCCAAGGGACATGGCAGCCTTGTGCCTTCCCCGACCCACACAGTGAGGCGTCGGGCTAATTCTGCAGGACTGTGAACGGAGTTTCACTGTAGGTGGCTGCTGGAAGCAAGGGTGTGCTTGCGGCTCTCACAGACAGCGCAGCGTGGATGTCAGGGGCAGCTGCCGTGATGGAAGCCAAGCGACAACCCTGCACACTCTGCGCACAGCCTACTCTGCAGGGGGGAGATGCTTCCGACTTTGGACCTAAAGTTGTAGTGCTGGGGCTCTAATAGAGCAGCTCAGCATTTCAGTGCCATGGCTGCAGTCCCAACAAGGCAGGGGATGTGCTGTAATGATCAGTGACTGCATTGCAACTGTGAGCTCGCCTTTGGAAAGAGGAGCTCCCCACAAACGCCACATGCAGGACACATGAGGGCACAGAGCTATGGGGGTCAAGACAGCTCTGAAAAATGCAACACCTGCCCTTCTGTGTACCTGCCAGGACCAGAGCCACACAGCACTGCACAGCAGCATGACGTGCATCACTCGCACTCGGAGCCTCATTACAGATGCTCCTCTCAGTGCCTTGCCACAGCTACTTGGTCAAATGTTACACATAAAAAACCTAAGTTCCTACATAAGGCCAGAGTCTCCTCTGTGTTGCTGGCACTTAAGATCACAAACCTGTGTGGTTCTGGTATAAAATCCAAAAGTGTCCATACAGCTGTAtccaaaaagaaatgaaacagtCGCTAcacaggagaagaaaaaaaaaacaaaaaaacattttgaGTTTGTATAAAACAACGCTCCATTGGGAAAAGCACCCTTGGTACAGGCTCATGTGAACCCACCATCTTCCTCAACAGGCAGCAGTTTGAATGCATACTCAGATTGGCAATTAAGCCTCCAGGAGGTACAATGGAAAATACCAGGAACACTCTCAAAAGTTGTTAAAATATCACATAAAAGAGACAAGGAACCGCAAGAAACATCTAAGAAAAGCAGGCTGCGATACAACAAGCACTGGTTAAgaaaagctcagaagtgcattagtTCTGGTGAGAGATATATGAGCAACAGCTCTTACGAGATGCAGAACCCATTCTGTAACTATGGGCTGTCCATATACTGTCATACTCAGAGTCTTCCGAGAGGTCTGAGGGCTCCAAACGAGAAAGGCTACTGCGACGACCCAAGGAGTCTAGACTTGATTGGTCGTCATCAGCCAAGACGTGATTATGCATCAGGTCAGTGCCTTGCCATGTTGAGTTGAGGGTCTGCCGTGTCTTGGCGCTTGTGCAGTAAGCCTCGATAACCTTCAGAATCTGAGCATCTTCTTCCAGAGCCGCCGTGCTTTTCCGCAAGGCGAACTCCTCGTCTGAAGGTTTCCGTTCAGGTTTGCGCTTCGGCAGCAGCTTTTTCATGGTCTTGGGACTCTTACTAAGATCCTCCTTGTAGCAGAGTGCAGCTGAGGGCCGGAGAGGGGGCGCGGGCCGCAGACAGCTCAGACTCCAGGGCTTGGGGGTCTTTGGAGGCTCCAGGGGCCCCCAGCTGATGGTGGTGTGCGGGGCACCATggtgggaggggtgggggagCGTGTGGTAGGCAGGTGTCAGAGCCATGGGCTTGCTGTCTGCATGCTTGCTGGATGGGGTGACAGGATGCGAGGGGAGGGTGTGAGATGGCACGGAGTGGGGCTTGATGGTGGGGTTGCCCGCAGATGTGACCTTCGTCTGCTTCTGCAGATGGTCCACCCATTCCTGCAGGTCCTGCTGGTTGTTGCAGGACACCAGTATCCGCTCGATCATGCTCCCTGATATTTCAAACGCATTCCTATGATTTTCACTGTCCTCAAGCTTTGTGATTGTCATTCCTGTCGTTGGTAGCTTTCCCTGATAGATGAAACCACTCATCCTGGGATTGCCAGACAACATTAGCAAAAGGTTTGGGAAGAGCAGAAGGTATCTTTCATTCTTTTCCTCACTTCCTGCACACTGGATCATGACCTGGGACATGTAAATAACATTGCCCAGGGTCTTGATGTCATCTCCCTCCCAGCTTCGGATGGCTTCCGTCAGGATCTGCAACTCAAGCTCTTTCCTTTTTCGTACTTCTTGACACTGGGCCGCAAGGGTTTTGAAGGCAATCATGGATCTCTGGATGTCTTGTCTATCAGGATGATAATCCTCCATGGGTCTCTCCAGCTCCTTGAGCAGTGTGGGGTATTTGTCCAGGCGCATGAACGGTTTGCTGAGGCCAGTGGTCAGCACCAGGATCCCAGGGCTGCTGGCACCTTTTGTCTCCATGAACTCCCCCAGGTCCTCGCTGTGCTCTGTAAGGACGCTCACAGCAGATGGGTGGTTGGCACAGTaggcaaggtacagggtcctcatTTGTGGCATCAGGTTCAGAAAGCAGCCACCAACTCTCTGCTGGGCCTCGGGTGACTTGGTGCATTCTTCTAAAGACTGTACAAGCATTTGCTGGAAAGAACATATCTCCTCTAGATTTCCCATTAAATATGAAGTATTTGCTGAACTTAACTTCTCACTGGTCTGCAATGGCCGTAGGTAAGTTGAAAGCACGGTTTGAAGTTCTTTAGAATATTCATTTTCTGTTTCTAAAATATTCTGTAGCACCACGTTGTAATAGCTCTTGTTGATGGCAGTTGTGTCAAACCCTTTGGGGGGGGCTCTTCAAAGTTCCTGATTTGGGAGATACAGGTTTCTCACTTGGCTTGATCTCACGCACATAGTTGCTGGGGAACCAGCCAGTCCTGCCATTGTGCGTGCCTTCCCACCAGCCTCCTTCCTCCACTCGAGTGACGTGGATGACATCACCCTTTGTGAAAGAGAGCTCGTCTTCATTGGTCTGCTGGAAATTGAACTTGGCTCTCACTACCAGCTGATGGTTGCTGTTATCAGTCATGTCCAAACTTCGGTACTGGCCCTGGAACAATTTTGAAGTCCGACTGTGTGAAGACTGGGATCCCAGGGAGTCAAAAGACTTGATCCGATGCGAAGAGGGCCGAGCACATACGGAATCGCTCCCTAGTCCAATGTCTGCTGTTACTTTATTTAGAGTCACTAAGGAACTGAGGACCTTGTTAAAATTCTGCCCCTGATACAAATCATTTGCATCAAATGTCTCCAGGCGCAGGGAGGCCCCGCAGACACGCAGGAACTCGCGGATGTTGCTCAGGCACTCACTCTCGCTCCGCGGCTCCGGGTAGACCCTCTTTCCTTCCTGCGGGAGGCACCCTATTTTAAATCTTAAGTGAAGTCATGTTTTCCCAAAATTTCTTGATGTTTATTGTTATGCAATATGGCCAGGGCAATGAAGGATGTATTTTAGTATtcctaatttgtgtgtgtgtgtgtgtgtgtgtgtgtgtgtgtgtgtgtgtattttactcTTTTACCTCAAAtgtaatgtatatgtatgtgtgtgtataaatagatagatatatatagatatagatatattcttAGCAGTTTGCCTATATTCTCTTAGCCTGTAGTCAATTTCACTATTTCAACATCAGATAGCACCCACATCCAGGTTTGCTGTGAGCTTTAAATAAATTGTCATGGTTTCAGCAATAAAGGATGATTCAAGACTGTGTAGAATAGTGAGTTGGATTACGGTCTTTGATTGCCTCAGAGTTGTAGCTGTACTTTGCTCTGGGAATTTTCTGTGCAAAGCTGCAGGACAAGATTGCCAAGGAGTTATGGTAATGCCCTAGCTAAGGGAGTTCTGTGCAAAGACTTGGAAGTACTTCAATCTTGACCTTGAGCTAGACAATAGCTGTTGGGAATAGAAATTCTGAGCATAACAAGATAACCACAATATCTTGCAAGCACTGCAAATTTTAAGCCTGTCGTTACAGAAATTCTGAAAAAATGGGATTCTTGGGTGCAGCAGGATAATATCAGAATATTCCTAGCACTGCAACAGTAGGATAGCTGCAAAAATATTTCTAGCTCAGTAACATTTTAGTGCACAAGGAAGCCTCTTGATAATTCAAAAGCCTTGACCAAGTTACAATGATTCT
This sequence is a window from Callospermophilus lateralis isolate mCalLat2 unplaced genomic scaffold, mCalLat2.hap1 Scaffold_122, whole genome shotgun sequence. Protein-coding genes within it:
- the LOC143640111 gene encoding LOW QUALITY PROTEIN: rho guanine nucleotide exchange factor 7-like (The sequence of the model RefSeq protein was modified relative to this genomic sequence to represent the inferred CDS: deleted 1 base in 1 codon) translates to MTDNSNHQLVVRAKFNFQQTNEDELSFTKGDVIHVTRVEEGGWWEGTHNGRTGWFPSNYVREIKPSEKPVSPKSGTLKSPPKGFDTTAINKSYYNVVLQNILETENEYSKELQTVLSTYLRPLQTSEKLSSANTSYLMGNLEEICSFQQMLVQSLEECTKSPEAQQRVGGCFLNLMPQMRTLYLAYCANHPSAVSVLTEHSEDLGEFMETKGASSPGILVLTTGLSKPFMRLDKYPTLLKELERPMEDYHPDRQDIQRSMIAFKTLAAQCQEVRKRKELELQILTEAIRSWEGDDIKTLGNVIYMSQVMIQCAGSEEKNERYLLLFPNLLLMLSGNPRMSGFIYQGKLPTTGMTITKLEDSENHRNAFEISGSMIERILVSCNNQQDLQEWVDHLQKQTKVTSAGNPTIKPHSVPSHTLPSHPVTPSSKHADSKPMALTPAYHTLPHPSHHGAPHTTISWGPLEPPKTPKPWSLSCLRPAPPLRPSAALCYKEDLSKSPKTMKKLLPKRKPERKPSDEEFALRKSTAALEEDAQILKVIEAYCTSAKTRQTLNSTWQGTDLMHNHVLADDDQSSLDSLGRRSSLSRLEPSDLSEDSEYDSIWTAHSYRMGSASRKSCCSYISHQN